A window of the Tunturibacter empetritectus genome harbors these coding sequences:
- a CDS encoding cytochrome P460 family protein, translating into MPELMREPVGQLSIGRWRRGDRNAMLKHKLVLGVISAMLGALLQGCAAGKTPSQGETSLANAAKDVTIPLAAGKRNNPLPETDEVVSQGQEVFLGSCAQCHGADARGDGNLGRNMTPPAMDLSSAHVQHWNDAELFWIIQNGVRLTGMPAWKSSISDNDTWKLARFIHKLPRPDTAPATAPVPSQTQAVVSAQDKYTLKIPNGLAFSEFRGYESWPVIAISHNGGAVAAILGNPVMINAYKAGIPGNGKPFPDGAKMAKVHWNAKVDAGQPGAPTVPGTQHDVDLMVKDSKRFADSGGWGYGVFEYEPASGKFRLGNLGDKPPQGNDARCGFACHTAVKAKDYVFTAYGPR; encoded by the coding sequence ATGCCTGAACTCATGAGAGAACCTGTCGGCCAGTTGTCGATTGGTAGGTGGCGCAGAGGCGATCGCAACGCAATGCTAAAACACAAGCTGGTGCTTGGCGTGATCAGTGCAATGCTGGGCGCCTTACTTCAAGGTTGTGCAGCCGGCAAAACTCCTTCCCAAGGAGAGACGAGCCTGGCCAATGCGGCGAAAGACGTCACCATCCCATTGGCGGCAGGCAAAAGGAACAACCCGCTGCCTGAGACGGACGAGGTCGTCAGTCAGGGCCAGGAGGTGTTTCTTGGGTCTTGCGCCCAATGCCACGGTGCAGATGCCCGCGGAGACGGGAACCTCGGCCGCAACATGACCCCGCCTGCTATGGACCTGAGTTCAGCCCACGTGCAGCACTGGAACGACGCTGAACTGTTCTGGATCATACAGAACGGAGTTCGCCTCACTGGCATGCCTGCCTGGAAGTCGAGCATCTCCGATAACGACACCTGGAAGCTTGCACGTTTCATCCATAAACTTCCCCGCCCCGACACTGCCCCCGCCACCGCGCCAGTCCCGTCACAGACACAAGCCGTCGTCTCCGCGCAGGACAAGTACACCCTCAAAATACCGAATGGCCTAGCGTTCTCTGAGTTTAGAGGATACGAAAGCTGGCCGGTGATCGCCATCAGCCACAACGGAGGTGCGGTCGCTGCGATCCTCGGCAATCCCGTGATGATCAACGCCTATAAGGCAGGAATTCCCGGTAACGGCAAGCCTTTTCCGGATGGTGCCAAGATGGCGAAGGTCCATTGGAATGCGAAAGTGGATGCCGGGCAGCCCGGTGCGCCGACAGTCCCAGGCACCCAGCATGACGTTGACTTGATGGTGAAGGACAGCAAGAGGTTCGCGGACAGCGGCGGATGGGGTTACGGCGTCTTCGAGTATGAGCCCGCGTCCGGCAAGTTCAGGCTAGGCAACTTAGGTGACAAGCCGCCGCAGGGCAACGACGCCAGGTGCGGGTTCGCGTGCCACACGGCAGTGAAGGCAAAAGACTACGTCTTCACCGCGTACGGGCCCAGGTGA
- the hppD gene encoding 4-hydroxyphenylpyruvate dioxygenase produces MATHAPTKPQTTSQTTTESTPDFLPLKGTDHVEFYVGNARQAAYFYRAAFGMSLVAYAGPETGQRDRASYVLQQGKVRFVLTTALRTDSDIARHVDKHGDGVHAIALWVDDARQSWLETTSRGARSIQEPTEFKDDHGRVVTASIAAYGDTVHTFVERTHYTGAFFPGYQAVPHDPIARPVGLLHIDHIVGNVGWNSMNQWVDFYRDVMGFGLYQHFDDNDISTEYSALMSKVMANGNGYVKFPINEPAEGRRKSQIEEYLDFYQGPGVQHMALATNDILSTVAAMKQQGVDFLTVPHSYYTELQTRIGKIDEPIEDLEKLGILVDRDNEGYMLQIFTKPVEDRPTVFYEIIQRKGSRSFGKGNFKALFEAIEREQELRGNL; encoded by the coding sequence ATGGCAACACACGCCCCAACCAAGCCCCAGACAACCTCCCAGACAACAACCGAATCTACCCCCGACTTCCTCCCCCTCAAGGGCACCGACCACGTCGAATTCTACGTCGGCAACGCCCGCCAGGCCGCCTACTTCTACCGCGCAGCCTTCGGCATGTCCCTCGTCGCCTACGCAGGCCCCGAGACCGGCCAACGCGACCGCGCCAGCTACGTCCTCCAGCAGGGCAAAGTCCGCTTCGTCCTCACCACCGCCCTCCGCACCGACTCCGACATCGCCCGCCACGTCGACAAGCACGGCGACGGAGTCCACGCCATCGCCCTCTGGGTCGACGACGCCCGCCAGTCCTGGCTCGAGACCACCAGCCGCGGAGCCCGCAGCATCCAGGAACCCACCGAGTTCAAAGACGACCATGGCCGCGTCGTCACTGCCAGCATCGCTGCCTATGGCGACACCGTCCACACCTTCGTCGAGCGCACTCACTACACCGGAGCCTTCTTCCCCGGCTATCAAGCCGTCCCTCACGACCCCATCGCCCGCCCCGTAGGCCTCCTCCACATCGACCACATCGTCGGCAACGTCGGCTGGAACTCCATGAACCAGTGGGTCGACTTCTATCGCGACGTCATGGGCTTCGGCCTCTACCAGCACTTCGACGACAACGACATCTCCACCGAGTACTCCGCCCTCATGTCCAAGGTCATGGCCAACGGCAACGGCTACGTCAAGTTCCCCATCAACGAGCCAGCCGAAGGCCGCCGCAAGTCCCAGATCGAGGAATACCTCGACTTCTACCAGGGTCCTGGCGTCCAGCACATGGCCCTCGCGACCAATGACATCCTCAGCACCGTAGCCGCCATGAAGCAGCAGGGTGTCGACTTTCTCACCGTCCCCCACTCCTACTACACCGAGCTGCAAACCCGCATCGGCAAGATCGACGAGCCCATCGAAGATCTCGAAAAACTAGGCATCCTCGTCGATCGCGACAACGAGGGCTACATGCTCCAGATCTTCACCAAGCCCGTCGAAGACCGCCCCACCGTCTTCTACGAGATCATCCAGCGCAAGGGCAGCCGAAGCTTCGGTAAAGGCAACTTCAAAGCTCTCTTTGAAGCTATCGAGAGAGAACAGGAACTGCGCGGCAACCTCTAA
- the fahA gene encoding fumarylacetoacetase, translated as MAKQSIAAHKSWLPDANHPTTDFPLTHLPYGAFSIEDQQHLCVAIGTHLIDLHASSTSGLLPPTLTEACQSPTLNLLMSQGPRSWALLRKTLTTLLHASAKPEHKEKAEAALHSIAGSTFQKPVHIPNYTDFYASIHHATRVGQLFRPDQPLLPNYKYIPIGYHGRASSILVSGEPIVRPIGQTRPSAEDLQPNFLPTNKLDYELELALYIGQPSAQGVPVPISSAADHLFGISLLNDWSARDIQSWEYQPLGPFLAKNFATTISSWVTPIAALETFRVPAVPRPATHPKPLPYLHAVADQKYGNLNVLLEVSILTKRMKANKLQPFLLSESNPRDLYWTPAQLIAHHTSNGCNLQVGDILATGTISGPAEDSAGCLLELARNGAQPFLLPTGETRTFLEDGDEIILRGSCKSPGHPRIGLGECRATIHPAHTGA; from the coding sequence ATGGCAAAACAAAGCATCGCAGCTCACAAAAGCTGGCTCCCCGACGCCAACCACCCCACCACCGACTTCCCCCTCACCCATCTCCCCTACGGCGCCTTTTCGATAGAAGACCAGCAACATCTCTGCGTCGCCATAGGCACTCACCTCATCGACCTCCACGCTAGCTCCACCTCCGGCCTCCTCCCCCCCACCCTCACCGAAGCCTGCCAGTCCCCCACCCTCAACCTCCTCATGTCCCAGGGCCCTCGATCCTGGGCTCTCCTCCGCAAAACCCTCACCACCCTCCTCCATGCCAGCGCAAAGCCCGAGCACAAAGAAAAAGCCGAAGCCGCGCTCCACTCCATCGCCGGATCGACCTTCCAAAAACCCGTCCACATCCCCAACTACACCGACTTCTACGCCTCCATCCACCACGCCACCCGCGTCGGCCAGCTCTTCCGTCCCGACCAGCCCCTCCTCCCCAACTACAAGTACATCCCCATCGGCTACCACGGCCGAGCCTCCTCCATCCTGGTCAGCGGCGAACCCATCGTCCGGCCCATCGGCCAAACCCGCCCGTCCGCCGAAGATCTCCAACCTAACTTTCTTCCCACCAACAAACTAGACTACGAACTCGAACTAGCGCTTTACATCGGCCAGCCCAGCGCGCAAGGCGTCCCCGTCCCCATCTCCAGCGCCGCCGACCACCTCTTCGGCATCAGCCTCCTCAACGACTGGTCCGCCCGCGACATCCAGTCCTGGGAGTACCAGCCCCTCGGCCCATTCCTCGCAAAAAACTTCGCCACCACCATCTCCTCCTGGGTCACCCCCATAGCCGCTCTCGAGACCTTCCGGGTTCCCGCTGTCCCTCGCCCTGCCACCCACCCGAAGCCTCTCCCTTACCTCCACGCCGTCGCCGACCAAAAATACGGGAATCTGAATGTATTACTTGAAGTATCTATCCTGACTAAAAGAATGAAAGCCAATAAGCTCCAACCATTCCTACTCAGCGAATCCAACCCACGAGATCTCTACTGGACCCCAGCGCAGCTCATCGCCCACCACACCAGCAACGGCTGCAACCTACAGGTAGGCGACATCCTCGCCACCGGCACCATCTCCGGCCCAGCCGAAGACTCCGCCGGCTGCCTCCTAGAGCTCGCCCGCAACGGAGCCCAACCCTTCCTCCTCCCCACCGGCGAGACCCGCACCTTCCTCGAGGACGGCGACGAGATCATCCTCCGAGGCTCCTGCAAATCCCCCGGTCATCCCCGCATCGGCCTAGGCGAGTGCCGCGCCACCATCCACCCCGCCCACACCGGAGCCTGA
- a CDS encoding GH92 family glycosyl hydrolase: MQAAVHSILRRSIHFFLTALLLAVPLTAQKTTPDYTRNVDPFIGVDWGGNTFVGSTIPYGLVKLSPDMETFDGRRSGFGYSSNGVILGFSHLHLSGAQGKYGNILVAPVTGPLDLNDIKSPRTDEVNHVGYYAASLTRYKVKAELTSSRRVGFHRYTFPASQQSHLTINVAHALDLGPGSESQRFLGAEIHLTSNHEAQGIARFTGGWNKGGEYKVYYYMVLDTPATATQTWTGTSLTSAQDATVTNDIPIGATFDFTTHANQIIQAKVGISFISADQAKQNVQQEIPTWNFAAVHSAAIALWNTELAKLSLTGETDSQRRQLYTAMYHIMLMPTDRTGENPDWQSTEPYYDDYYAIWDTYRSSSPLLTLISPGRQRDIIRSLIDIYRHTGYMPDARSGNDNGRTQGGSNANVVVADAYVKGLKNIDYETAFAAMVHDAEVPPANAQREGRGGLKDYNEKGYITLADERSGSRIAEYSYDDFAISQVACGLGHQKEAALYASRTHNFEHLWDKDMTAEGFHGFLRPRNPDGTWADPYLVVRGTWPDFFYEGDIWTYSIYAPQDMRRLIEMAGGNETFVHRLDNIFLRRHFDVTNEPGFLIPVLYNYALRPDKTADIVHLLLEKAFTDTRAGIPGNDDSGAMSSWLIFSTLGLFPVAGQDVYLISTPSIPDASLALANGKKLRIIARNLDPNGLNRYVQSATLNGVDLPNAWFRHAQIKHGATLTLTMGSAPSTWGTTTPPPSMSDPSAHICSKTEPRDASANPTTLRNSQATR, translated from the coding sequence ATGCAAGCAGCAGTGCACTCCATCCTCCGGCGTTCGATTCACTTCTTTCTTACCGCACTCCTGCTTGCAGTCCCACTCACCGCGCAAAAAACTACACCCGACTACACCCGCAACGTAGACCCCTTCATCGGCGTCGACTGGGGCGGTAATACCTTCGTCGGCTCCACCATCCCCTACGGCCTCGTCAAACTCAGTCCCGACATGGAGACCTTTGACGGCCGCCGCTCCGGTTTCGGCTACTCCAGCAACGGAGTCATCCTCGGCTTCTCGCACCTTCATCTCAGCGGCGCACAAGGCAAATACGGCAATATCCTCGTCGCTCCCGTCACCGGCCCCCTCGACCTCAACGACATCAAATCTCCCCGTACCGACGAGGTCAACCACGTCGGCTACTACGCCGCGAGCCTCACCCGTTACAAAGTCAAAGCCGAGCTCACCAGCAGTCGGCGCGTCGGTTTTCACCGCTACACGTTCCCCGCATCACAGCAATCCCACCTCACCATCAACGTAGCCCACGCGCTCGACCTCGGCCCCGGCTCCGAGTCCCAGCGCTTCCTCGGCGCCGAGATCCACCTCACCAGCAATCACGAAGCGCAAGGCATCGCCCGATTCACCGGCGGCTGGAACAAGGGCGGCGAGTACAAGGTCTACTACTACATGGTCCTCGACACCCCAGCCACCGCCACACAAACATGGACAGGCACGTCTCTCACCTCCGCGCAGGACGCGACCGTCACCAACGACATCCCCATCGGTGCCACCTTCGACTTCACCACCCACGCCAACCAAATCATCCAGGCAAAAGTCGGCATCTCCTTCATCAGCGCCGACCAGGCAAAACAAAACGTCCAACAAGAGATCCCCACCTGGAACTTCGCCGCCGTCCACTCCGCCGCGATAGCATTGTGGAACACCGAGCTAGCCAAGCTCAGCCTCACCGGCGAGACCGACTCCCAGCGTCGCCAGCTCTACACCGCGATGTATCACATCATGCTGATGCCCACCGACCGTACCGGCGAAAACCCCGACTGGCAATCCACCGAGCCCTACTACGACGACTACTACGCCATCTGGGACACCTACCGCAGCTCCAGCCCGCTCCTCACCCTCATCTCCCCCGGCCGCCAGCGCGACATTATCCGCTCCCTCATCGACATCTACCGTCACACCGGCTACATGCCCGACGCCCGCAGCGGCAACGACAACGGTCGCACCCAGGGCGGCTCCAATGCCAATGTAGTAGTTGCCGACGCCTACGTAAAAGGTCTCAAAAACATCGACTACGAAACCGCCTTCGCCGCCATGGTTCACGATGCCGAAGTCCCACCGGCCAACGCGCAGAGAGAAGGTCGCGGCGGCCTCAAGGACTACAACGAAAAAGGCTACATCACCCTCGCCGACGAGCGCTCCGGCTCACGCATCGCCGAGTACAGCTACGACGACTTCGCCATCTCACAAGTCGCCTGCGGCCTCGGCCACCAAAAAGAAGCCGCGCTCTACGCCAGCCGCACCCACAACTTCGAGCACCTCTGGGACAAGGACATGACCGCCGAAGGCTTCCACGGCTTCCTCCGTCCTCGCAACCCCGACGGCACCTGGGCCGACCCCTACCTCGTCGTCCGCGGCACCTGGCCCGACTTCTTCTACGAGGGCGACATCTGGACCTACTCCATCTATGCCCCCCAGGACATGCGCCGCCTCATCGAGATGGCCGGCGGCAATGAGACCTTCGTCCACCGCCTCGACAACATCTTCCTCCGCCGCCACTTCGACGTCACCAACGAGCCCGGCTTCCTCATCCCCGTCCTCTACAACTACGCACTCCGCCCCGACAAGACCGCCGACATCGTCCATCTCCTCCTTGAAAAAGCCTTCACCGACACCCGCGCCGGCATCCCCGGCAACGACGACTCCGGCGCCATGTCCAGCTGGCTCATCTTCTCCACGCTCGGCCTCTTTCCCGTCGCCGGCCAGGACGTCTACCTCATCAGCACTCCCAGCATCCCCGACGCCTCGCTCGCTCTCGCCAACGGCAAAAAACTCCGCATCATCGCCAGGAACCTCGACCCCAACGGCCTTAACCGCTACGTCCAATCGGCAACCCTCAACGGAGTCGATCTCCCCAACGCCTGGTTCCGCCACGCCCAAATCAAGCACGGTGCAACGCTGACCCTTACGATGGGTTCCGCTCCCTCCACTTGGGGGACAACAACTCCACCTCCTTCTATGAGCGACCCCAGCGCCCACATCTGCTCCAAAACTGAACCCAGGGACGCATCCGCCAACCCAACGACTTTGAGGAACAGTCAAGCTACCAGGTGA
- a CDS encoding queuosine precursor transporter, with the protein MPTQLHTIQPSAAPSTPRSFKYLDALTTAFVVILLVSNLIAQKVCLLGPVAIGRWSIGPFAVSGAVLLFPITYIFGDVFTEVYGFAASRRAIWLGFFGTALLYFIGAIVIALPSAPGWHNQQAFSTVFGFIPRILAASLIAFWAGEFANSYTMARLKLFTNGRKLWTRTIGSTIVGQAVDTVLVITLTFGGIYPARILVNIILTGYALKVGYEVLATPITYLVINWLKRAEHADAFDRHQSFNPFSFAEKSSLDA; encoded by the coding sequence ATGCCCACGCAACTCCACACGATCCAACCGAGTGCCGCGCCATCGACTCCCCGCAGCTTCAAATATCTTGACGCCCTCACCACCGCCTTCGTGGTCATCCTGCTCGTCTCGAACCTTATCGCCCAAAAGGTCTGTCTCCTCGGGCCAGTCGCGATCGGTCGCTGGTCCATTGGCCCCTTCGCCGTCAGTGGAGCCGTTCTCCTCTTTCCCATCACCTATATCTTTGGGGACGTCTTCACCGAGGTCTACGGCTTTGCCGCCTCCCGCCGAGCCATCTGGCTGGGTTTCTTCGGCACCGCCCTCCTCTACTTCATCGGAGCCATCGTCATCGCGCTGCCCTCCGCCCCAGGCTGGCATAACCAGCAGGCCTTCTCCACCGTCTTCGGCTTCATCCCGCGCATTCTGGCCGCCAGCCTCATCGCCTTCTGGGCCGGCGAGTTCGCCAACTCCTACACCATGGCGCGTCTCAAGCTCTTCACCAACGGACGCAAACTCTGGACCCGCACCATCGGCTCCACCATCGTCGGCCAGGCCGTCGACACGGTTCTCGTCATCACGCTCACCTTCGGCGGAATCTATCCCGCCCGCATCCTCGTCAACATAATTCTTACCGGCTACGCCCTCAAGGTCGGATACGAGGTCCTCGCTACCCCGATCACGTATCTTGTCATAAACTGGCTCAAACGAGCCGAACACGCCGATGCGTTCGATCGTCATCAAAGCTTCAACCCCTTTTCCTTTGCGGAAAAGAGCAGTTTGGACGCCTGA
- a CDS encoding efflux RND transporter periplasmic adaptor subunit, whose product MPLILNTPRVLPVLVCAAACLVAGCKSAPPPQPPPQAMPVKVAPVSLSPVPTADTYVATIKSRRSSTMQPQVDGNLVKIFVKSGQAVKAGQVLMRVDPLKQMAAVQSQQGTQAQKKALYDYNKIEVERQRKLFEAGVVSRDAYDQANQAYENSKADFESNQALTDTQKQQLAYYDIRAPFNGIVGDIPVHLGDYVSPTTVLTTVDENADLEAYIYIPTERAGSIRNGLPVEILDTAGNVLVKTKVDFISPQVDNGLQSILAKASVPRTADILRNQQLVKARIIWSTAPAPTVPVLAVSLVGGQTFVYVATPKGDGYIAHQVPVTVGETVGNTYPVLGGLKTGEKVITSGLQFLQEGAPVKPLG is encoded by the coding sequence GTGCCCTTGATTTTGAATACCCCTCGCGTCCTCCCAGTGCTTGTCTGTGCGGCCGCATGCCTGGTCGCAGGTTGCAAGTCCGCCCCGCCGCCCCAGCCGCCTCCCCAGGCCATGCCCGTGAAGGTAGCACCCGTATCGTTGTCGCCTGTGCCTACCGCCGACACCTACGTCGCCACCATCAAGAGCCGCCGCTCCTCCACCATGCAGCCGCAGGTCGACGGCAATCTGGTCAAGATCTTCGTAAAGTCTGGACAGGCCGTGAAGGCTGGTCAGGTGCTCATGCGCGTCGATCCTCTCAAGCAGATGGCCGCCGTCCAGTCGCAGCAGGGAACTCAGGCGCAGAAGAAGGCCCTCTACGACTACAACAAGATCGAAGTTGAGCGGCAGCGCAAGCTCTTCGAGGCGGGAGTCGTCTCGCGTGACGCCTACGATCAGGCCAATCAGGCCTATGAAAACTCCAAGGCCGACTTCGAGTCCAACCAGGCGCTCACCGACACCCAGAAGCAGCAACTCGCCTACTACGACATCCGCGCCCCCTTCAACGGCATCGTCGGCGACATCCCCGTTCACCTCGGTGATTACGTCTCCCCCACCACCGTACTCACCACGGTCGATGAGAACGCCGACCTCGAGGCGTACATTTATATCCCCACCGAGCGCGCCGGCAGCATTCGCAACGGACTGCCGGTAGAGATCCTCGACACAGCAGGCAACGTCCTCGTCAAGACGAAGGTCGACTTCATCTCCCCTCAGGTCGACAACGGCTTGCAAAGCATCCTCGCCAAGGCAAGTGTCCCGCGAACCGCGGACATCCTTCGCAACCAGCAGTTGGTCAAGGCCCGCATCATCTGGAGCACCGCGCCTGCGCCTACAGTCCCGGTCCTCGCCGTAAGTCTCGTCGGCGGCCAGACCTTCGTCTACGTCGCAACGCCGAAAGGGGACGGATACATCGCCCATCAGGTCCCCGTCACCGTAGGCGAAACCGTCGGAAACACCTATCCCGTTCTTGGTGGTCTCAAGACGGGAGAAAAAGTAATCACCTCCGGCCTGCAGTTTTTGCAGGAAGGTGCGCCGGTCAAGCCGCTCGGCTAA
- a CDS encoding efflux RND transporter permease subunit: protein MFVDFFIRRPIFATVCALLIVLAGAVCIPSLPISLYPDLAPPQVVVTSNYIGANSKDVESAVTIILEQAINGVEGMRYISSTSSNDGTSAITVTFNTGYNLDIAAVDVQNRVATVQGRLPAVVNNTGISITKASSNFIFAAGFISPDHSLSPAFISNYLDVYVSDALKRVPGVGAVIIFGERKYAMRLWLDPNRLAARGLTALDVTNALAGQNVEVPAGQLGQPPADPKQVFQMAVRVIGRFDDPKQFENIVIKNNPTAGGVVLFKDIGRAELGAETYSTALKYSGGDAIGVGVQQLSNANALDVDKKCRAVLAELQKNFPPGMKGIIAVDTTLVIGESVNEVVTTIGEAIVIVIIVIFLFLQDWRATIIPAVTIPVSLIGTFAFIKVFGFSINSLTLFGITLATGLVVDDAIVVIENVQRHLSGHSVIPERHELSEPDPYAPDTLGQEKTGSGMAQTSSDPHKATSIAMAEVTSAVIATSLVLISVFIPVSFFPGTTGILYKQFSLTIAFSIAISAFNALTLSPALAAILLRPEQKKTGIMGLLLNPIEAVIQWVIRTYAKVVTFVVRIRYVMLLFFVGALAATAFMYNYVPTAFIPQEDQSYFLIIVQTPPGASLSYTGEFADRVADLVRKNDGVFGTFSVMGFSLAGGSSPNSGLIFAPLKPINDRTKMGPKFTAHNIVLDVGPKLFGVPGGIAFAAEPPAVAGLGTVGGFQFILQDGGRNTFDDISRVAHTLVAQGSAPGSGLIAMNTQFTSNDPQLQVVIDRQKAETIGVPFAQITAALGTFMGSSYINDFNFNNRSYRVYVQADEQFRRNAQDLRQYYVRSNTNQMIPLDNLATVTQISGPQVINHYNLFRSAEIDGSPAPGTSSGQGNDAMVKLFQKNKLQGMTYSWTGLALEEVESAGKAIIIFGLGLLVVYLTLSAQYESFALPFIILLAVPMAILGALSLVSLRGLVDDVYVQIGLVMLIGLSAKNSILIVEFAEQLLAQGRSIVDAAIEAAELRLRPILMTSIAFILGVLPLYFASGAGAYGRHSVGTAIVGGMILSTILNLFFIPVLYVILKTFLGKFSGKKTAAPGRELPAQPSH from the coding sequence TTGTTTGTAGATTTTTTCATTCGCCGTCCAATCTTCGCCACGGTCTGTGCGCTCCTCATCGTGCTCGCGGGCGCGGTCTGCATTCCGAGCCTGCCCATCTCGCTCTATCCGGACCTCGCGCCGCCCCAGGTCGTCGTCACCAGCAACTACATCGGCGCCAACTCCAAGGACGTCGAGTCCGCCGTCACCATCATCCTCGAGCAGGCCATCAACGGCGTCGAGGGCATGCGTTACATAAGCTCCACCAGCTCGAACGACGGCACCTCCGCCATCACCGTCACCTTCAACACCGGCTACAACCTTGACATCGCCGCTGTCGACGTGCAGAACCGCGTCGCTACCGTGCAGGGGCGTCTCCCCGCCGTCGTCAACAACACCGGCATCAGCATCACCAAGGCAAGCTCGAACTTCATCTTCGCCGCAGGCTTCATCTCGCCCGACCACTCGCTCTCCCCGGCCTTCATCTCCAACTACCTCGATGTCTACGTCTCGGATGCGCTTAAGCGCGTCCCCGGCGTCGGTGCCGTCATCATCTTCGGCGAGCGCAAGTACGCCATGCGCCTCTGGCTTGATCCCAACCGGCTCGCCGCCCGCGGTCTCACCGCACTCGATGTCACCAATGCCCTCGCAGGGCAGAACGTGGAAGTCCCCGCCGGACAACTTGGGCAGCCTCCTGCCGATCCCAAGCAGGTCTTCCAGATGGCGGTTCGAGTCATCGGCCGCTTCGACGACCCGAAACAGTTTGAAAACATCGTCATCAAAAATAATCCCACCGCCGGCGGCGTTGTTCTGTTCAAAGATATCGGCCGCGCGGAGCTAGGCGCCGAAACCTACAGCACAGCCCTCAAATACTCCGGCGGAGATGCCATCGGCGTCGGCGTCCAGCAGCTCTCCAACGCCAACGCCCTCGACGTCGATAAGAAGTGCCGCGCTGTCCTCGCAGAGCTCCAGAAAAACTTCCCCCCCGGCATGAAGGGCATCATCGCTGTCGACACCACCCTGGTCATCGGCGAATCGGTCAACGAGGTCGTCACCACCATCGGCGAAGCGATCGTCATCGTCATCATCGTCATCTTCCTCTTCCTGCAGGACTGGCGTGCCACCATCATCCCCGCCGTCACCATCCCGGTCTCGCTCATCGGCACCTTCGCCTTCATCAAGGTCTTCGGCTTCAGCATCAACTCGCTTACCCTTTTCGGCATCACTCTCGCCACAGGCCTGGTCGTCGACGACGCCATCGTCGTCATCGAAAACGTGCAGCGTCACCTCTCCGGCCACTCCGTCATACCCGAGCGTCACGAGCTCAGCGAACCTGACCCATACGCTCCCGACACTCTCGGCCAGGAGAAGACCGGATCGGGCATGGCCCAGACCTCCTCCGATCCCCACAAGGCCACCAGCATCGCCATGGCCGAGGTCACCAGCGCCGTCATCGCCACCTCGCTCGTCCTTATCTCCGTCTTCATCCCGGTCAGCTTCTTTCCCGGCACAACCGGCATTCTCTATAAACAGTTCTCGCTTACCATCGCTTTCTCCATCGCGATCTCAGCCTTCAACGCCCTCACCCTCTCGCCGGCCCTCGCCGCCATCCTCCTGCGTCCAGAACAAAAAAAGACCGGCATCATGGGCCTTCTCCTCAACCCCATCGAAGCCGTCATCCAGTGGGTCATCCGCACCTACGCGAAGGTCGTCACCTTCGTCGTCCGCATTCGCTACGTCATGCTTCTGTTCTTCGTTGGCGCCCTCGCGGCCACGGCGTTCATGTACAACTACGTTCCCACTGCCTTCATTCCGCAGGAAGATCAGTCCTACTTCCTCATCATCGTGCAGACGCCCCCGGGAGCCTCGCTCAGCTATACCGGCGAGTTCGCCGACCGCGTAGCTGATCTCGTACGCAAGAACGACGGCGTCTTCGGCACCTTCTCCGTCATGGGTTTCTCGCTCGCCGGCGGCAGCTCGCCAAACTCTGGCCTCATCTTCGCACCGCTTAAGCCCATCAACGACCGCACCAAGATGGGACCCAAGTTTACCGCCCACAATATCGTCCTCGACGTAGGACCCAAGCTCTTCGGCGTCCCCGGCGGTATCGCCTTCGCCGCAGAGCCTCCCGCCGTCGCAGGTCTCGGCACCGTCGGTGGATTCCAGTTCATCCTGCAGGATGGCGGTCGCAACACCTTCGACGACATCTCACGTGTCGCCCACACCCTCGTTGCGCAGGGCAGTGCCCCCGGCTCCGGTCTCATCGCCATGAACACCCAGTTCACCTCGAACGACCCCCAGCTTCAGGTAGTCATCGACCGCCAGAAGGCCGAGACCATCGGCGTCCCCTTTGCCCAGATCACCGCCGCCCTCGGCACCTTCATGGGCTCCAGCTACATCAACGACTTCAACTTCAATAACCGCTCCTACCGCGTCTACGTTCAGGCCGACGAGCAGTTCCGCCGCAACGCGCAGGACCTGCGCCAGTACTACGTTCGCTCCAATACCAACCAGATGATCCCGCTCGACAACCTGGCCACCGTCACCCAGATCTCGGGCCCACAGGTCATCAACCACTACAACCTCTTCCGCTCCGCAGAGATCGACGGCTCGCCCGCCCCCGGAACCAGCTCCGGTCAAGGCAACGACGCCATGGTCAAGCTCTTCCAGAAGAACAAACTTCAGGGCATGACCTACTCCTGGACCGGCCTCGCCCTCGAAGAAGTCGAGTCCGCCGGCAAGGCCATCATCATCTTTGGCCTTGGCCTGCTGGTCGTCTACCTCACCCTCTCGGCCCAGTACGAGTCCTTCGCCCTGCCGTTCATCATCCTTCTCGCCGTCCCCATGGCCATCCTCGGCGCGCTCTCGCTCGTCTCTCTCCGCGGCCTGGTCGACGACGTCTACGTCCAGATCGGTCTCGTCATGCTCATCGGGCTCTCAGCCAAAAACTCGATTCTCATCGTAGAGTTCGCCGAGCAACTCCTGGCGCAGGGCCGCTCGATCGTCGACGCCGCCATCGAGGCCGCAGAGCTTCGCCTCCGCCCCATCCTGATGACCTCCATCGCCTTCATCCTCGGCGTCCTTCCGCTCTACTTCGCCTCCGGCGCCGGAGCCTACGGCCGTCACTCGGTCGGAACTGCCATCGTCGGCGGCATGATCCTCTCCACCATCCTCAACCTCTTCTTTATCCCGGTCCTCTATGTCATCCTGAAGACTTTCCTCGGCAAGTTCTCAGGCAAGAAAACCGCAGCCCCAGGCAGGGAACTGCCAGCACAACCCAGCCACTGA